A portion of the Leifsonia sp. EB41 genome contains these proteins:
- the argS gene encoding arginine--tRNA ligase: MTPADLSAALLAIVTTVVSRRREADESIPELTITAEDIPLERPKNREHGDWSSNVAMRLAKRLGANPRELAGEIAEGAAGIEGVSSAEVAGPGFINFRLEAAAAGKLAQTILEAGEAYGRGDLYDGLLVNLEFVSANPTGPIHLGGARWAAVGDSLARILQAEGADVTREYYFNDHGSQIDRFARSLLAAYLGEATPEDGYGGAYIGEIATEVATRAAADPEIGDLAALPREQQQEVFRGLGTELMFQEIKDRLHAFGVDFDVYFHEDSLHESGAVERAIERLDELGHIFEADGAIWLRTTTFGDDRDRVIVRSNGEPAYISGDLGYYLDKRERGFEQNIIMLGADHHGYIGRLMAMVEAFGDEPHVNLQILIGQMVNLMKDGEPVKMSKRAGTIVTLDDLVDVVGVDAARYSLVRSSTDSQLDIDLDLLTKRSNENPVYYVQYAHARTRSVAANAAKTGVDRSVFKPELLTHETESALLGGLQEFPRVVAQAAELREPHRVARYVEELAGLYHAWYAVRDGSTRVLPHGDEPVTDAHRTRLWLNDATGQVVRNGLALVGVSAPERM, translated from the coding sequence AACGTCGCGATGCGGCTCGCCAAGCGGCTCGGCGCCAACCCGCGCGAGCTCGCGGGCGAGATCGCCGAGGGCGCCGCCGGCATCGAGGGCGTCTCCTCCGCCGAGGTCGCCGGCCCCGGCTTCATCAACTTCCGCCTGGAGGCCGCGGCCGCGGGCAAGCTCGCCCAGACGATCCTGGAGGCCGGCGAGGCGTACGGCCGCGGCGACCTCTACGACGGCCTCCTGGTGAACCTGGAGTTCGTGTCCGCGAACCCGACCGGCCCCATCCACCTGGGCGGCGCGCGCTGGGCGGCCGTCGGTGACAGCCTCGCCCGCATCCTGCAGGCCGAGGGCGCCGACGTGACGCGCGAGTACTACTTCAACGACCACGGCTCCCAGATCGACCGCTTCGCGCGCAGCCTCCTCGCCGCCTACCTCGGCGAGGCCACGCCGGAGGACGGCTACGGCGGCGCGTACATCGGCGAGATCGCGACCGAGGTCGCGACCCGCGCCGCCGCGGACCCGGAGATCGGCGACCTGGCCGCCCTGCCGCGCGAGCAGCAGCAGGAGGTCTTCCGCGGCCTCGGCACCGAGCTGATGTTCCAGGAGATCAAGGACCGGCTGCACGCGTTCGGCGTCGACTTCGATGTCTACTTCCACGAGGACTCGCTGCACGAGTCGGGCGCCGTCGAGCGCGCGATCGAGCGCCTGGACGAGCTCGGCCACATCTTCGAGGCGGACGGCGCGATCTGGCTGCGCACCACGACCTTCGGCGACGACCGCGACCGCGTCATCGTGCGCTCGAACGGCGAGCCCGCCTACATCTCCGGCGACCTCGGCTACTACCTCGACAAGCGCGAGCGCGGCTTCGAGCAGAACATCATCATGCTCGGCGCCGACCACCACGGCTACATCGGCCGCCTGATGGCGATGGTGGAGGCCTTCGGCGACGAGCCGCACGTCAACCTCCAGATCCTGATCGGCCAGATGGTCAACCTGATGAAGGACGGCGAGCCGGTCAAGATGTCCAAGCGTGCGGGCACCATCGTCACGCTCGACGACCTGGTCGACGTCGTCGGCGTCGATGCCGCGCGCTACTCGCTGGTGCGCTCCTCCACGGACTCGCAGCTCGATATCGACCTCGACCTGCTCACCAAGCGCAGCAACGAGAACCCCGTCTATTACGTGCAGTACGCGCACGCCCGCACCCGCTCGGTGGCGGCGAACGCGGCCAAGACGGGCGTCGACCGCAGCGTGTTCAAGCCGGAGCTGCTCACCCACGAGACCGAGAGCGCGCTGCTCGGCGGCCTCCAGGAGTTCCCGCGCGTCGTCGCCCAGGCGGCGGAGCTGCGCGAGCCGCACCGGGTCGCGCGCTACGTCGAGGAGCTCGCCGGGCTGTACCACGCCTGGTACGCCGTGCGCGACGGTTCGACCCGCGTGCTCCCGCACGGCGACGAGCCGGTCACCGACGCCCACCGCACCCGCCTGTGGCTGAACGACGCGACCGGCCAGGTCGTCCGCAATGGCCTCGCGCTGGTGGGGGTGTCCGCTCCGGAGCGGATGTGA
- a CDS encoding DUF2993 domain-containing protein, translating to MSDHRDQSTEVLSGAQPPAGGPTSPARRGRPRWLKTLLRIVIPVVVVVLLLVVADAVTRAVAEQRVAAEIEKNLPSSVKADVTVHIGGFSVLAQFLEGSFSDVDLVAPHATVNGAPLSAAIHATGVPADLSKPIQSATGTLTISQDSLNKLVTIPGAKGDITLGDGVLGYDGSIDLLGLPVDYTVSATAKANGTTVLLTPGKATVSAGSGNVSITKLIQALTASGPFPLCAAQYLPDGVQVSDIHVTPNRATVTLTASDFVMDEKFLHSKGSCS from the coding sequence ATGAGCGATCACCGCGATCAGTCCACCGAGGTCCTGTCCGGCGCGCAGCCGCCGGCGGGAGGTCCGACCTCGCCCGCGCGCCGTGGCCGCCCGCGCTGGCTGAAGACCCTGCTGCGCATCGTGATCCCGGTCGTGGTCGTCGTCCTCCTGCTGGTGGTCGCCGATGCCGTGACGCGCGCGGTCGCGGAGCAGCGGGTCGCGGCCGAGATCGAGAAGAACCTGCCCTCCTCGGTGAAGGCCGACGTCACCGTGCACATCGGCGGCTTCTCCGTTCTGGCGCAGTTCCTCGAGGGCAGCTTCTCGGATGTGGACCTCGTGGCGCCGCACGCGACCGTCAACGGCGCCCCGCTGAGCGCGGCCATCCACGCCACAGGGGTGCCTGCCGACCTGAGCAAGCCGATCCAATCGGCCACGGGCACGTTGACCATCTCGCAGGACTCGCTCAACAAGCTCGTCACCATCCCCGGCGCGAAGGGCGACATCACGCTCGGCGACGGCGTGCTCGGCTACGACGGGAGCATCGACCTGCTCGGCCTCCCCGTCGACTACACCGTGAGCGCCACCGCCAAGGCGAACGGGACCACCGTCCTTCTCACCCCGGGCAAGGCCACCGTCTCCGCGGGGTCGGGCAACGTGAGCATCACCAAGCTGATCCAGGCGCTGACGGCCAGTGGTCCCTTCCCGCTGTGCGCTGCGCAGTACCTCCCGGACGGCGTGCAGGTGAGCGACATCCACGTGACGCCGAATCGAGCCACTGTCACGTTGACCGCGTCCGACTTCGTGATGGACGAGAAGTTCCTGCACAGCAAGGGCAGCTGCTCGTAG